In Pelagibius sp. CAU 1746, the following proteins share a genomic window:
- a CDS encoding anhydro-N-acetylmuramic acid kinase, translating into MVRSLDGERPWALGLMSGTSLDGIDAALIRSDGLRQVTMGASFSLPYEPEMRRRLRSVLGGRGPVEEVGRQLTLRHAEAVRRLLAEAAVAPEEVRVIGFHGHTILHRPQEGRTWQIGDGALLAAETGIDVVADLRGNDVALGGEGAPLVPLYQAALAAELERPLAVVNIGGVANVAWIGPGDLAGEDEVIAFDTGPGNALVNDWVEQHGGEPLDRNGALAAAGRVDEGLLARLLDNSYFERVPPKSLDRDDFSALPAAGLSLEDGATTLTAFTAATIARAAGHFPAPVRRWLITGGGRHNPTLMAMLAERLGVPVEPVEAVGWQGDVLEAQAFAYLALRSLAGLPLTLPTTTGVSRPASGGLLHPAPEGAHA; encoded by the coding sequence ATGGTGAGATCGTTGGATGGGGAGCGGCCCTGGGCCCTGGGCCTGATGAGCGGTACCTCCCTGGACGGCATCGACGCGGCCCTGATCCGCAGCGACGGCCTGCGCCAGGTGACAATGGGGGCCAGCTTCAGTCTGCCCTACGAGCCGGAGATGCGCCGCCGCCTGCGCTCGGTCCTGGGCGGCCGGGGGCCGGTCGAGGAGGTCGGGCGGCAACTCACGCTGCGCCACGCCGAGGCGGTGCGCCGCTTGCTGGCGGAGGCCGCGGTGGCGCCGGAGGAGGTTCGCGTCATCGGCTTCCACGGCCACACCATCCTGCACCGGCCGCAGGAGGGCCGCACCTGGCAGATCGGCGACGGCGCCCTGCTGGCGGCGGAGACGGGCATCGACGTGGTGGCGGACCTGCGCGGCAACGACGTCGCCCTGGGCGGCGAGGGCGCCCCCCTGGTGCCGCTCTACCAGGCGGCCCTGGCCGCGGAACTGGAACGGCCCTTGGCGGTGGTCAATATCGGCGGCGTCGCCAACGTCGCCTGGATTGGGCCCGGAGACCTTGCGGGCGAAGACGAGGTCATCGCCTTCGATACCGGCCCCGGCAATGCCCTGGTCAACGACTGGGTCGAACAGCACGGCGGCGAGCCGCTGGACCGCAACGGCGCCCTCGCGGCCGCCGGACGGGTGGACGAGGGGCTGCTGGCGCGGCTTCTGGACAACTCCTATTTCGAGCGCGTTCCCCCCAAGTCCTTGGATCGGGACGATTTCTCGGCGCTTCCGGCGGCTGGATTGTCGTTGGAGGACGGGGCGACCACGCTGACCGCCTTCACCGCGGCCACCATTGCGCGGGCGGCCGGGCACTTCCCGGCGCCGGTGCGGCGCTGGCTGATCACCGGGGGCGGGCGCCACAACCCGACCCTCATGGCCATGTTGGCGGAGCGCCTGGGCGTCCCGGTAGAGCCGGTCGAGGCGGTGGGATGGCAGGGCGATGTCCTGGAGGCCCAAGCCTTCGCCTATCTGGCCCTGCGCTCCCTGGCGGGCCTGCCGCTGACGTTGCCGACCACCACGGGGGTCAGCCGGCCGGCCAGCGGCGGCCTGCTGCATCCCGCGCCGGAAGGCGCTCACGCCTAG
- a CDS encoding IscS subfamily cysteine desulfurase: protein MTEKQTSKPNPKKANRRPPGIYLDNQATTPTDPRVVEAMLPFFTERFGNPHSTHHAFGWDAEEAVEKARGQLATLIGATPREVIFTSGATEANNLAIKGAARFHREKRPHVVTLPTEHKCVIESVRHLEREGHRVDFLPVRPDGLVDLDRLAATVSEETSVVSIMAVNNEIGVIQPLAEIAGICHAKGAYFHCDAAQAVGKIPLDVAALGIDLLSVSGHKFYGPKGIGALYVRRRPRVRLEPLFDGGGQERGLRSGTLPTPLCVGLGQAAEVAAREMAEEEARISALKTRLLEGITGRLPGVALNGHATQRIPGNLNLAFEGVDAEALIKALTGLAVSSGSACTSTAVEPSYVLQALGMPDERARGSIRIGIGRFNTEAEIDRAVEDLAAAVKRLRDEGSAAAE, encoded by the coding sequence ATGACCGAGAAGCAGACGAGCAAGCCGAACCCCAAGAAGGCGAACAGGCGGCCGCCGGGTATCTACCTGGACAACCAGGCGACCACGCCGACCGACCCGCGGGTGGTCGAGGCCATGCTGCCCTTCTTCACCGAGCGCTTCGGCAACCCCCACTCGACGCACCATGCCTTCGGCTGGGACGCGGAGGAGGCGGTGGAAAAGGCGCGCGGCCAGCTCGCCACCCTGATCGGCGCCACGCCGCGGGAGGTGATCTTCACCTCCGGGGCGACGGAGGCCAACAATCTGGCGATCAAGGGTGCCGCGCGCTTCCACCGCGAGAAGCGTCCCCACGTGGTCACCCTGCCGACCGAGCACAAGTGCGTGATCGAGAGCGTGCGCCACCTGGAACGGGAGGGCCACAGGGTCGACTTCCTGCCGGTGCGCCCGGACGGTCTGGTCGACCTGGACCGGCTGGCCGCGACGGTGAGCGAGGAGACCTCCGTCGTCTCCATTATGGCGGTGAACAACGAGATCGGCGTCATCCAGCCGCTGGCCGAGATTGCCGGGATCTGCCACGCCAAGGGCGCCTACTTTCACTGCGACGCCGCCCAGGCGGTGGGCAAGATCCCGCTCGACGTGGCGGCGCTGGGCATCGACCTGCTGAGCGTGTCGGGCCACAAGTTCTACGGCCCCAAGGGCATCGGCGCGCTTTACGTGCGGCGCCGGCCGCGGGTACGCCTGGAGCCGTTGTTCGACGGCGGCGGGCAGGAGCGGGGCCTGCGCTCCGGTACCCTACCGACGCCGCTCTGCGTCGGCCTCGGCCAGGCCGCCGAGGTCGCCGCTCGGGAGATGGCCGAGGAAGAGGCGCGCATTTCGGCCTTGAAGACCCGCCTCCTGGAGGGCATTACAGGCCGCCTTCCCGGGGTGGCTCTGAATGGCCACGCCACGCAGCGGATCCCCGGCAATCTCAACCTCGCCTTCGAGGGGGTGGACGCCGAGGCCCTGATCAAGGCGCTGACGGGCCTGGCGGTTTCCTCCGGCTCGGCCTGCACCTCGACGGCGGTGGAGCCGTCCTACGTGCTGCAGGCCCTGGGGATGCCTGATGAGCGGGCGCGCGGGTCGATCCGCATCGGCATCGGCCGCTTCAATACGGAGGCGGAGATCGACCGGGCGGTGGAGGACCTGGCGGCGGCGGTCAAGCGGCTGCGCGACGAGGGCAGCGCGGCTGCCGAGTAG
- the mnmA gene encoding tRNA 2-thiouridine(34) synthase MnmA — protein MNSLGIDKPAGRTRVVVAMSGGVDSSVTAALLHAQGFDVVGITLQLYDHGMALAKKGACCAGQDIYDARQVSERLGIPHYVLDYESRFRESVIDDFADSYLRGETPIPCVNCNQTVKFRDLLATARDLGADCLATGHYVQRKMGPDGAELHRAVDPKRDQSYFLFATTQEQLDFLRFPLGGMEKNRVREEAERFGLVVADKPDSQDICFVPQGSYAEVVQKLRPGAADPGDIVHVDGRVMGRHEGIIHYTIGQRRGLGVGGEREPLFVVRLEPETRRVVVGPKAALARDRVILRDVNWLGGAPLTAEGRRCEVKLRSVSAPAAATLYPLPDGGAEVVLDDAQFGVSPGQAAVCYEGSRVLGGGWIAAAESRLAA, from the coding sequence ATGAACAGTCTTGGGATCGACAAGCCGGCGGGACGGACCCGCGTGGTGGTGGCCATGTCGGGCGGGGTGGACTCCTCCGTCACCGCAGCGCTGCTGCACGCCCAGGGCTTCGACGTGGTGGGCATCACCCTGCAGCTCTACGACCACGGCATGGCGCTGGCCAAGAAGGGCGCCTGCTGCGCCGGACAGGACATCTACGACGCCCGCCAGGTCTCCGAGCGCCTGGGCATCCCGCACTACGTGCTGGACTACGAAAGCCGCTTTCGCGAGTCGGTCATCGACGACTTCGCCGACAGCTACCTGCGCGGCGAGACGCCGATCCCCTGCGTGAACTGCAACCAGACGGTCAAGTTCCGCGACCTGCTGGCCACGGCCCGCGACCTGGGCGCCGACTGCCTGGCCACCGGCCACTACGTCCAGCGCAAGATGGGACCGGACGGCGCGGAACTGCACCGCGCCGTCGATCCCAAGCGCGACCAGAGCTATTTCCTCTTCGCCACCACCCAGGAACAGCTCGACTTCCTGCGTTTTCCGCTCGGCGGCATGGAAAAGAACAGGGTGCGTGAAGAGGCCGAGCGTTTCGGCCTCGTCGTCGCCGACAAGCCCGACAGCCAGGACATCTGCTTCGTGCCGCAGGGCTCCTATGCCGAGGTGGTGCAGAAGCTGCGCCCCGGCGCCGCCGACCCGGGCGACATCGTGCACGTCGACGGCCGCGTCATGGGCCGCCACGAGGGCATCATCCACTACACCATCGGCCAGCGCCGCGGCCTGGGCGTGGGCGGCGAGCGTGAACCGCTGTTCGTCGTGCGCCTGGAACCGGAGACGCGCCGCGTCGTCGTCGGCCCGAAAGCGGCGCTGGCGCGCGACCGCGTCATCCTGCGCGACGTGAACTGGCTGGGTGGGGCGCCGCTGACCGCGGAGGGCCGGCGCTGCGAGGTGAAGCTGCGTTCGGTCAGCGCGCCGGCGGCGGCGACGCTCTATCCGCTGCCGGACGGCGGCGCTGAAGTGGTCTTGGACGACGCCCAGTTCGGAGTCTCGCCGGGTCAGGCCGCGGTGTGCTATGAAGGCAGCCGGGTTTTGGGCGGCGGCTGGATTGCCGCGGCCGAAAGCCGTCTCGCCGCCTGA
- the cysE gene encoding serine O-acetyltransferase yields the protein MFKSLRAEIDATMQRDPAARSRLEVVLCYPGFQAIMLYRLANACWRRRWFLLGRWISAMGRVLTGIEIHPGATIGERFFIDHGMGVVIGETAEIGDDVTLYQGVTLGGTSPSVDSDSQRNVKRHPTLRDNVIVGSGAQILGPFTVGRCARIGANAVVTKEVPEGATVVGIPGRAVQTSRTPDTETAPFVAYGTPTGNIPDPVARALDGLLDEVQSLRARVNELEGRSGEASSGNGLPVEGDERDLGEVKQPQGKC from the coding sequence ATGTTCAAGTCTCTACGGGCCGAAATCGATGCCACCATGCAGCGCGACCCCGCGGCGCGCTCCCGCCTAGAGGTGGTGCTTTGTTACCCCGGTTTCCAGGCCATCATGCTTTATCGCCTGGCCAATGCCTGCTGGCGGCGGCGCTGGTTCCTGCTGGGGCGCTGGATTTCCGCCATGGGGCGCGTGCTGACCGGCATTGAAATCCATCCCGGCGCGACCATCGGCGAGCGCTTCTTCATCGATCACGGCATGGGCGTGGTGATCGGCGAGACCGCCGAGATCGGCGACGACGTCACTCTCTACCAAGGCGTCACCCTGGGCGGAACCTCGCCCAGCGTCGACAGCGACAGCCAGCGCAACGTGAAACGCCATCCGACCTTGCGGGACAACGTGATCGTCGGCTCCGGCGCCCAGATTCTGGGGCCCTTCACCGTCGGCCGCTGCGCGCGCATCGGCGCCAACGCGGTGGTCACCAAGGAGGTGCCGGAGGGCGCGACCGTCGTCGGAATTCCGGGACGCGCGGTTCAGACCAGCCGGACCCCGGACACCGAAACCGCCCCCTTCGTCGCTTACGGTACGCCGACCGGTAACATTCCCGACCCCGTCGCCCGGGCGCTGGATGGCCTGTTGGACGAGGTCCAGAGCCTGCGCGCCCGCGTCAACGAACTCGAGGGCCGCTCCGGCGAGGCGTCTTCGGGCAACGGCTTGCCCGTCGAGGGCGACGAGCGCGATCTCGGCGAAGTGAAACAGCCGCAAGGCAAATGCTGA
- a CDS encoding radical SAM protein, with product MAQWIIPSNIRLEGSSFCQLRCPSCPTTTKAIDPVVGKGFLKAENFRKLLEENPSLKLIELSNYGEIFLNPEILEIMACAHEHGVTLTGNNGVNLNNVRDEVLEGVVKYGFHSMVCSIDGATQETYAKYRVRGSLETVLGNIEKINGFKRQYGSELPRLEWQFIIFGHNEHEIEAAQRLAESLGMTFRAKLSWDDGFSSVKDKEAVARLSGVGVASRAEFKEKHGYNYMQGICQQLWHLPQINWDGKVLGCCRNFWGDFGANAFTDGLEKAVNSEKMLYAREMLLGEKPARDDIPCTTCEIYLGMKADNRFFSSGQRPLQQLRRRQAAESED from the coding sequence ATGGCTCAATGGATCATACCAAGCAACATTCGTCTGGAAGGCTCGTCTTTCTGCCAGCTGCGCTGCCCGTCCTGCCCGACGACCACCAAGGCGATCGACCCGGTGGTGGGCAAGGGTTTTCTGAAGGCGGAAAATTTCCGCAAGCTGCTCGAGGAAAATCCCTCGCTCAAGCTGATCGAGCTGTCGAACTACGGCGAGATATTCCTCAATCCCGAGATCCTCGAGATCATGGCCTGCGCCCATGAACATGGTGTCACCTTGACGGGCAACAACGGCGTCAATCTTAACAACGTGCGCGACGAGGTCCTGGAAGGGGTGGTCAAGTACGGCTTTCACAGCATGGTCTGCTCGATCGACGGCGCCACCCAGGAAACCTACGCCAAGTATCGCGTTCGCGGGTCGCTGGAGACGGTCCTGGGCAATATCGAGAAGATCAACGGCTTCAAGCGGCAATACGGCTCGGAACTGCCGCGTCTCGAATGGCAGTTCATCATCTTCGGCCACAACGAGCACGAGATCGAAGCGGCGCAGCGGCTGGCCGAGAGCCTGGGCATGACCTTCCGCGCCAAGCTGAGCTGGGACGACGGCTTTTCGAGCGTGAAGGACAAGGAGGCGGTGGCGAGGCTTTCAGGCGTCGGCGTGGCCTCCCGTGCGGAGTTCAAGGAAAAGCACGGCTACAACTACATGCAGGGAATCTGCCAGCAGCTGTGGCATCTGCCGCAGATCAATTGGGACGGCAAGGTGCTCGGCTGCTGCCGCAATTTCTGGGGTGACTTCGGCGCGAACGCCTTCACCGACGGGCTGGAGAAGGCGGTCAACAGCGAAAAGATGCTCTATGCCCGCGAAATGCTCCTGGGCGAGAAGCCGGCGCGTGACGACATTCCCTGCACCACCTGCGAGATCTATCTCGGCATGAAGGCCGACAACCGCTTCTTCAGCTCCGGACAGCGGCCGTTGCAGCAGCTTCGGCGGCGCCAGGCCGCCGAGTCGGAAGACTGA
- a CDS encoding YqaA family protein translates to MAELGAYGGLFLIAFLAATIFPAQSEVGLAGLLLSGDYSTVLLIAVASLGNTLGAVVNWALGRGVDRFSDRRWFPVKPAQLERAARWYHRYGRWSLLLSWAPFIGDPLTLAAGVLREPFGPFLLLVALAKTGRYLVVAALALS, encoded by the coding sequence ATGGCTGAGCTCGGCGCCTACGGCGGCCTGTTCCTGATCGCCTTTCTGGCCGCGACCATCTTCCCCGCGCAGTCGGAAGTGGGCCTCGCCGGGCTCCTGCTCTCTGGCGACTATTCGACCGTGCTGTTGATTGCGGTGGCGAGCCTGGGGAACACGCTGGGCGCCGTGGTCAACTGGGCGCTGGGGCGCGGCGTCGACCGCTTCAGCGACCGCCGCTGGTTCCCGGTGAAGCCGGCGCAGCTGGAGCGCGCCGCGCGCTGGTATCATCGCTATGGAAGATGGAGCCTGCTGCTGAGCTGGGCGCCCTTCATCGGCGACCCGCTGACCCTGGCCGCCGGCGTGCTGCGGGAGCCCTTCGGCCCCTTCCTGCTGCTGGTCGCGCTCGCCAAGACCGGCCGCTATCTCGTGGTCGCGGCCTTGGCATTGAGCTGA
- a CDS encoding ferredoxin family 2Fe-2S iron-sulfur cluster binding protein — translation MPKLTFIEKDGNRKEVDAPVGLSVMEIAHRFDVDIEGACEGSLACATCHVIVDEGWYDKLGEPSEDEEDMLDLAFGLKPTSRLGCQIVMTEELDGLVVELPKEVNSMLG, via the coding sequence ATGCCGAAGTTGACGTTCATCGAGAAGGACGGGAACCGCAAGGAGGTGGATGCCCCCGTCGGTCTCTCGGTGATGGAGATCGCCCACCGTTTCGACGTGGATATCGAAGGGGCCTGCGAAGGCTCGCTGGCCTGCGCCACCTGCCACGTCATCGTCGACGAGGGCTGGTACGACAAGCTGGGCGAGCCTTCCGAGGACGAAGAGGACATGCTCGACCTCGCCTTCGGCCTTAAGCCGACCTCGCGCCTCGGCTGCCAGATCGTCATGACCGAGGAACTGGACGGCCTGGTCGTCGAGCTGCCCAAGGAAGTGAACTCCATGCTGGGCTGA
- a CDS encoding DUF302 domain-containing protein, with the protein MIPRLTLLPLLSFFLLLTVPAAPAQADLMAQPGWKVMKTQHGYTDLVARLEKAIADNKMGLVARASATLGAKKVLKKDIPGNTVIGVYRPDFAVRMLEASVAAGIEAPIRFYVTENADGTADLSYKTPSHVFAPYADGGQALKDLAAELDVIFAKIAAEAVGS; encoded by the coding sequence ATGATCCCCCGCCTGACGCTCTTGCCCCTGCTGAGCTTCTTCCTGCTGCTCACCGTCCCGGCCGCACCCGCGCAGGCGGACCTCATGGCGCAGCCCGGCTGGAAGGTCATGAAGACGCAGCACGGCTACACCGATCTGGTGGCGCGCCTGGAGAAAGCCATCGCCGACAACAAGATGGGCCTGGTGGCGCGGGCCAGCGCCACGCTGGGCGCCAAGAAGGTGCTGAAGAAGGATATCCCCGGCAACACGGTGATCGGCGTCTACCGACCGGATTTCGCCGTGCGCATGCTGGAGGCCAGCGTCGCCGCCGGCATCGAGGCGCCGATCCGCTTCTACGTGACCGAGAACGCCGACGGCACCGCCGATCTCAGCTACAAGACGCCGAGCCACGTCTTCGCGCCCTACGCGGACGGCGGCCAAGCGCTGAAGGACCTGGCGGCGGAGCTGGACGTCATCTTCGCCAAGATCGCGGCGGAGGCCGTGGGGAGCTAG
- a CDS encoding Rrf2 family transcriptional regulator, with amino-acid sequence MKLSTKGRYAVMALCDLASHAEGRPVALADIAERQEISLSYLEQLFAKLRRGGLVRSVRGPGGGYLLAHAPGDTRISDIILAVDEPIRATRCMPGQPLGCRGNRSRCQTHDLWEELGNQIYLYLSSVTVDDVISRRILGTSGVGPCAPRGAVQAPGDDLSAAEGPTDGNNPCRAAG; translated from the coding sequence GTGAAGTTGAGCACCAAGGGCCGTTACGCCGTGATGGCGCTCTGCGACCTCGCCAGTCATGCCGAGGGCCGCCCCGTGGCCCTGGCCGATATCGCCGAGCGGCAGGAGATCTCTCTTTCCTACCTGGAGCAGCTCTTCGCCAAGCTGCGTCGCGGCGGACTGGTGCGATCGGTGCGCGGCCCCGGAGGCGGCTACCTGTTGGCTCATGCGCCGGGCGATACCCGGATCTCCGATATCATCCTGGCCGTGGACGAGCCGATCCGCGCCACGCGCTGTATGCCCGGCCAGCCGCTGGGCTGCCGGGGCAACCGGAGCCGCTGCCAGACTCACGACCTCTGGGAAGAACTCGGCAACCAGATCTACCTCTATCTCAGCTCGGTCACCGTGGACGACGTGATCTCGCGGCGCATCCTGGGGACCAGCGGTGTCGGCCCCTGCGCGCCGCGCGGCGCGGTGCAGGCGCCGGGTGATGACCTTTCGGCCGCCGAAGGCCCCACCGACGGCAACAACCCTTGCCGCGCCGCCGGCTAG
- a CDS encoding cysteine desulfurase family protein has product MTAYLDYNATAPIRPQALDAMTAALAEPGNASSVHGPGRRARRLVEEGRAKVAALAGADPNWVIFTSGGTEANNLALRGLPAQRIVVSAGEHDSVLQAVPEAPGLEPQVVGLTADGVVDLQALDAALEDAPEGTLVSVMLANNETGVIQPIEQVVTLARAAGAWVHCDAVQAAGKIPLDMTALGVDLLTLSAHKLGGPPGVGALLVSPEQPLRALQRGGGQERRRRAGTENLAGIAGFGAAAESALEDLPGLQRLGELRDYFEREIKMLASELKVFGGGAPRLPNTSCVALAGLAAETQIMALDLAGVAVSSGAACSSGKVQPSHVLTAMGASPQEAGSAIRVSLGWASVPQDVERLLSAWGELYRRSRAA; this is encoded by the coding sequence ATGACCGCCTACCTCGACTACAACGCCACGGCGCCGATCCGGCCGCAAGCGCTCGACGCCATGACGGCGGCGCTGGCCGAGCCCGGCAACGCCTCCTCGGTGCACGGGCCGGGCCGCCGCGCCCGGCGCCTGGTGGAGGAGGGGCGGGCGAAGGTCGCCGCGCTGGCGGGCGCCGATCCCAACTGGGTGATCTTCACCTCCGGGGGTACGGAGGCCAACAACCTGGCCCTGCGCGGCCTGCCGGCCCAGCGCATCGTCGTCTCCGCCGGCGAGCATGACTCGGTACTGCAGGCGGTGCCGGAGGCGCCGGGGCTTGAACCCCAGGTCGTGGGACTGACCGCCGACGGCGTCGTCGACCTGCAGGCCCTGGACGCGGCACTGGAGGATGCGCCGGAAGGCACGCTGGTCTCGGTCATGCTGGCCAACAACGAGACCGGGGTGATCCAGCCGATCGAACAGGTGGTGACGCTGGCGCGCGCCGCCGGCGCCTGGGTCCACTGCGATGCCGTGCAGGCCGCCGGCAAGATTCCCCTCGACATGACGGCGCTGGGCGTCGACCTCCTGACCCTCTCGGCCCACAAGCTGGGCGGGCCGCCGGGCGTGGGCGCTTTGCTGGTCTCCCCGGAGCAGCCGCTGCGCGCCTTGCAGCGCGGCGGCGGGCAGGAGCGCCGGCGCCGCGCCGGCACCGAGAATCTGGCGGGAATCGCCGGTTTCGGGGCGGCGGCTGAGAGTGCACTTGAAGATCTGCCCGGACTTCAGAGATTGGGTGAGCTGCGCGACTACTTTGAACGTGAAATCAAAATGTTAGCGTCCGAACTTAAGGTGTTCGGCGGTGGCGCGCCGCGTCTGCCCAACACCTCCTGCGTGGCTCTTGCCGGCCTGGCCGCCGAGACCCAGATCATGGCCCTCGACCTGGCCGGCGTGGCGGTCAGTTCCGGCGCCGCCTGCTCCTCCGGCAAGGTCCAGCCTTCCCACGTGCTGACCGCCATGGGAGCCTCGCCGCAGGAGGCCGGCTCGGCGATCCGCGTGTCGCTGGGCTGGGCCAGCGTTCCCCAGGACGTCGAGCGGTTGCTGTCCGCCTGGGGCGAGCTCTACCGGCGCAGCCGGGCGGCGTGA
- the tyrS gene encoding tyrosine--tRNA ligase: protein MTAPRSDFLRTLQARGFIHQCTDLDALDARALEGPVTAYIGFDATADSLHIGHLVQIMMLRWAQKTGHRPIALMGGGTTKVGDPSGKDESRQLLTSAQIDANVAEIRKTFDNLLDFTAGPDSAIMANNADWLDSLQYIDFLRDVGRHFTINRMLTFDSVKLRLDREQPLTFLEFNYMILQAYDFLELSRRFDCSLQMGGSDQWGNIVNGIELARRIDQRPLYGLTTPLITTASGAKMGKTAAGAIWLGAHRLSHYDYWQFWRNTEDGDVGRFLRLFTDMAEEEIAKLETLAGAEVNEAKKILAFEATKLCRGEAAAAEAAETARQTFEEGKSAEGLPTIEVTQAELNGGIMVFELMRRAGLAKSNGEARRLIKGGGARLNDVTIEDEMRTVGLDDLGPDGSLKLSAGKKRHALVKLAG from the coding sequence ATGACAGCGCCCCGTTCCGACTTCCTGCGGACCCTTCAGGCCCGCGGGTTCATTCACCAGTGCACCGACCTCGATGCGCTCGACGCGCGCGCGCTGGAGGGGCCCGTCACCGCCTATATCGGCTTCGACGCCACGGCGGACAGCCTGCACATCGGCCATTTGGTCCAGATCATGATGCTGCGCTGGGCGCAGAAGACCGGGCACAGGCCGATCGCCCTGATGGGCGGCGGCACCACCAAGGTCGGCGACCCCTCCGGCAAGGACGAATCCCGCCAGCTCCTGACCTCCGCGCAAATCGACGCCAATGTCGCCGAGATACGCAAGACCTTCGACAACCTTCTGGATTTCACCGCAGGTCCGGACAGCGCCATCATGGCGAACAACGCCGACTGGCTGGACAGCCTGCAGTACATCGATTTCCTGCGCGACGTCGGGCGGCACTTCACCATCAACCGCATGCTGACCTTCGACAGCGTGAAGCTGCGTCTCGACCGCGAGCAGCCGCTGACCTTCCTGGAGTTCAATTACATGATTCTCCAGGCCTACGACTTCTTGGAATTGAGCCGCCGCTTCGACTGCAGCCTGCAGATGGGCGGCTCCGACCAGTGGGGCAACATCGTCAACGGCATCGAGCTGGCGCGGCGCATCGATCAACGCCCGCTCTACGGGCTGACCACGCCGCTGATCACCACGGCTTCCGGCGCCAAGATGGGCAAGACCGCGGCCGGCGCCATCTGGCTCGGCGCGCACCGCCTCAGCCACTACGACTACTGGCAGTTCTGGCGCAACACGGAGGACGGCGACGTCGGCCGCTTCCTGCGCCTCTTCACCGACATGGCGGAAGAGGAGATCGCCAAGCTGGAAACCCTGGCAGGCGCCGAGGTCAACGAAGCGAAGAAGATTCTCGCCTTCGAGGCAACCAAGCTGTGCCGGGGCGAGGCGGCGGCGGCCGAGGCGGCGGAGACCGCGCGCCAGACCTTCGAGGAAGGCAAGAGCGCCGAGGGCCTGCCGACCATCGAGGTGACCCAGGCCGAACTCAACGGCGGCATCATGGTGTTTGAGCTGATGCGCCGCGCCGGTCTGGCCAAGAGCAACGGCGAAGCGCGCCGGCTCATCAAGGGCGGCGGTGCCCGGCTCAACGACGTCACCATCGAGGACGAGATGCGGACCGTGGGCCTGGATGACCTGGGCCCTGACGGCAGCCTCAAGCTCTCCGCGGGCAAGAAGCGCCACGCGCTGGTGAAGCTGGCCGGCTGA
- a CDS encoding alpha/beta hydrolase, whose product MPDVIFNGPEGRLEGRYQHSKRPNAPIALMLHPHPQYGGTMNNKVVYTLFHAFVRQGFSVLRFNFRGVGRSQGVFDRGEGELSDAASALDWLQTYNENAEGCWIAGFSFGAWIGMQLLMRRPEISGFISVAPPANMHDFTFLAPCPSSGLILQGDKDEVVPEPSVKKLVDKLSSQRGIAIDYRVVAGAGHFFQDEMEELSGHVDDYLAKALAAENSKTATG is encoded by the coding sequence ATGCCTGACGTGATCTTCAATGGCCCCGAGGGCCGTCTTGAAGGACGCTACCAGCACAGCAAGCGCCCCAACGCGCCCATCGCCCTCATGCTGCACCCCCACCCGCAATACGGGGGCACCATGAACAACAAGGTCGTCTATACGCTGTTCCACGCCTTCGTGCGCCAGGGCTTTTCGGTCCTTCGCTTCAACTTCCGGGGCGTCGGGCGCTCGCAGGGCGTCTTCGACCGCGGCGAGGGCGAGCTGTCGGATGCCGCCTCGGCGCTGGACTGGCTGCAGACCTATAACGAGAACGCCGAGGGCTGCTGGATCGCCGGTTTCTCCTTCGGGGCTTGGATCGGCATGCAACTGCTCATGCGCCGGCCGGAGATCAGCGGTTTCATCTCGGTGGCCCCGCCGGCCAACATGCACGACTTCACCTTCCTGGCGCCCTGCCCCTCCTCGGGCCTGATCCTTCAGGGCGACAAGGACGAGGTCGTGCCCGAGCCTTCGGTGAAGAAGCTGGTCGACAAACTGTCGTCCCAGCGCGGCATCGCCATCGACTACAGGGTGGTGGCCGGGGCCGGGCATTTCTTCCAGGACGAGATGGAAGAGCTCAGCGGCCACGTCGACGACTACCTGGCCAAGGCCCTGGCGGCCGAGAACAGCAAGACCGCCACGGGCTGA